GCATTAGCTCCTATTGTTACTTTAATATCAGTTTGGATTGTATCAGTCATAATGCCAACTGTCATTTTACCGGAAAACATTTCCGCTCTCGGAATCATAGGAGCCGTTTTAGTTGTCACAGGTTCGGTTACTATTGCTTTAGGAAAAACTCGTTAACCTAAACTTACTCCCTTCGATGCTCTAAAATTATCTCTGACAAAGCGTTGCGTATTTTCTCTGCGTTCTGGTGCGCCCACCGCGAAGAGTGCGGGAGGAACATCCACACCGCACTCTTCGCGCCTTGTGCGGTTAACAAATCGGTATTTTTCGGATGTTTTGAGAGTCTCTCTTATAGCATTGCCAGATAGATTAGGACATGAACTAATGAGAAAATACGCACACAACGAGACAATCACACACTTGTTCCCTGTTCCCTGTTCCCTGTTCCCTGTTCCCTGTTCCCTCTTAAATTCACAATTCATATGCAAGGTTTCCTCAATCTCAACAAACCATTTGATTGGACTTCCCACGACTGTGTAGCCAAAACACGCAAATTTTTGCGCATCAAGCGAGTCGGGCACGCAGGAACTTTAGATCCTGCAGCAACAGGAGTGTTACCCATCGCTCTTGGAAAAGCAACTCGTCTATTACAATATCTTCCAGGAGAAAAAGCTTACAAAGCGACAATTCGTTTGGGTGTGCGTACAACAACCGATGATTTGCAAGGTGAAGTCATCACCTCACAACCTTGCACCGGGTTAAGTTTAGAAAGAGTAAAATCTGCATTGCAACAATTTGTGGGCAAAATTGAACAAATTCCTCCTATTTACAGCGCCATTCAAGTCCAAGGAAAACGCTTGTACGACTTGGCACGCAAAGGGGAAGATGTAGAAGTACCCGCGCGGATAGTGGAGGTTTTTAAAATTGAAGTTTTGGACTGGCGAGAGGAGGAGTTCACGGAATTGGATGTGGCGATCGCCTGTGGTGGGGGAACATATATTCGGGCGATCGCCCGTGACTTAGGAACAATCTTACAAACTGGTGGAACTCTCGCTGCTTTAACACGAACACAAAGCAGTGGATTTCACCTAGCT
This portion of the Brasilonema sennae CENA114 genome encodes:
- the truB gene encoding tRNA pseudouridine(55) synthase TruB, which encodes MQGFLNLNKPFDWTSHDCVAKTRKFLRIKRVGHAGTLDPAATGVLPIALGKATRLLQYLPGEKAYKATIRLGVRTTTDDLQGEVITSQPCTGLSLERVKSALQQFVGKIEQIPPIYSAIQVQGKRLYDLARKGEDVEVPARIVEVFKIEVLDWREEEFTELDVAIACGGGTYIRAIARDLGTILQTGGTLAALTRTQSSGFHLANSITLTDLEAQLQAGTFQPLAPDAPLQHLPFITVPPTSAQKWCQGQRIPITFNVLENLLEFLRVYHEDGHFLGIGKLVNSDKDKLLIPEMVFEPI